In Pirellulales bacterium, the genomic stretch CCCAGCCGCACGTAATCCAGCCCCACGTCGCACAGCGTTTGTAAAATGCGGCGGATTTTCGGAATGTTCTCGAACAATTTGAGAGCCCGGCCGCAGGACATTTCCAGCACGTCGGCAATCGATTGCCCATGATACGTCACCGCCAGCGTTTCCGGATTGTAGCGCCGGCCGCGGCAGGTATCGCATTGCACCCACACGTCGGGCAAAAAGTGCATTTCGATGCACAACTCGCCGTTGCCTTCGCACGCTTCGCACCGGCCGCCGGGCGCATTGAAGCTGAACCGCCGCGGCGTGTAACCCCGCACTTTGGCCTCGGGCAATTGCGAAAACAATTGGCGAATTAAATCGAACATGCCAGTGTATGTGGCCGGATTGCTGGTCGGCGTGTTCCCGAGCGGCTGTTGATCGACCTGGATGATTTTGTTGATGTACTCGATGCCGCGGATTTCGTCGTGCAGGCCGGGAATTTCGCCCGCCCGATGGAGCGTGCGCGCCAGCGACTTGCAGAGCACATCTTCGATGAGCGAACTTTTGCCCGAGCCGCTGACGCCGGTGATGGCCGTGAGTGTGCCCAGCGGAATGCGGACCGTCAGGTTGCGCAGGTTGTTGTGCCGCGCGCCGACGATGCTGAGATAATTGATCGGTTCCGCGCTCGTGTTGACTTCACTACCGCCCTGCGCCCGGTCGACACCCGTCGACCGTGCTCGGTTGCTCCTTGCGGCTAAACGGCGGTTTGTCGGGACGGGAATTGATTTTTTGCCGCTCAAATAGGGCCCGGTCACTGAGCTGCGGCTTTTGCTCACCTCGGCCGGCGTGCCGTGGGCCACGATTTGCCCACCGAATTCGCCGGCCGCGGGACCGAAATCGAGCAGCCGATCGGCGCTGGCCACGACTTCTTTATCGTGCTCCACCACCAGCAGCGTGTTTCCCAGATCGCGAAGTTTTTGCAGCGCGCTGAGCAGGCGGCGATTGTCGCGCGGATGCAGGCCGATGGTCGGTTCATCAAGCACGTACAGCACGCCGCACAGCCCGCTGCCGACCTGGCTGGCCAAGCGAATCCGCTGCGCTTCGCCGCCGGAAAGCGTGGGCGCCTGGCGACCGAGCGTGAGATATTCCAGTCCCACGTCGATTAAAAATTGCAAGCGGTTGCAAATTTCGCGGAGCAAATCGCCGGCGATTTTTTTCTCGCTGCCCGTCGGCTTCCAGGCGGAGAAATCGGCCAGCAATTGATCGAGCGGTTGGCGGCACAGCTCGCCGATGGTTTGATCGCGCAGCCGCACGGCCCCGGCCAGTTGGTTCAAGCGACTGCCGCCGCACACCGAGCATTCCACTTCGTCGACCAAATGATCCAACTGCCCACGCATGGTCGGCGATAACCGCGCGGCTTCCTCCAGCGCCGGGTAGAGGCCTTTGTATTGAAAACGAAACAGCGGCTGTTCTGGAGCGCCCGCGCTCGCCTGTCGGCTCGCGGCTAAACTTTTCTCTGCCTGCGGCCCGCCGTCTTCTGCCTTCTGCCTTCTGCTTTCTGCCTTCTGCTCTCCTCTCACCTCAATCCAATCTTCCCCCGCGCCGTGCATGACGATTCGCCGCTCGCGGCTGGTGAGTTGATCGAATGGCACGTCGGTGCGCAGCCCCGTCTGAGCGGCCAGCGCGGCTAGCATCTGCTTAAATAGCGGCCGGCTCACTTCCGTCCACAGGGCAATCGCGCCGTCGGCCAGTGAAATTTTTGGATCGCGGATCAAAGCCGCCGGATTGGCCCCCAACTGCGTCCCCAAGCCTTCGCACTCTTTACACCAGCCGAGCGGACTGTTGAACGAAAAGCTGTGCGGCGTGAGCGGCTCGAAGCTGCGGCCGCACTTGTCGCAGGCAAAATGCTGACTGTGAACTTCCGTCGGCCAGCGCTGCTCCTGCACGCCATCGACCGGGAAGCAAATGTGCAGCACGCCTTTACCCAGCGACAACGCCGTTTCCACGCTGCTGGCAATCCGGCTACGAGCGTCACTGCCGGGCCGAACCGTGATGCGGTCGACAATCACTTCCACCGCATGCTTGCGGCGGCGGTCAATCGTCGGCGGGGCATCGACGGTGAATGTTTCGCCATCGACCCGCATTCGCTGATAGCCCTGCGAACGGATTTCGTCCCACAGCGTTTCGTATTTTTCGCCGACGCGAATGTCCAGCGGGGCCATTAAATACAGTTTGGTGCCCGGCTGCTCGGCTATGATTTTTTCGATAATTTCGTCCGACGATTGCGTGCCGATGGGGACATCGCACGCCGGACAATACGGCTTGCCCAGCCGGGTGAGCAGCACCCGCAGGTAATCGTAAATTTCGGTCACGGTGCCGACCGTGGAGCGCGGCGTGTGGCCAAGATTTTTCTGCTCGATGGCAATCGCCGGCGACAACCCCTCGATATGCTCCAGCTTGGGCTTTTGCATTTGGCCGACGAACTGCCGGGCGTATGCGCTCAAACTTTCCACGTACCGCCGCTGGCCTTCGGCATAAATGGTGTCCATGGCCAGCGAACTTTTGCCGGAACCGCTTAGCCCGCAGCAGACGGTCATTTGATCGCGTGGGATTTCGACATCGATGCCTTTCAGATTATGTTGCCAGGCCCCGCGGACCCGGATGGTTTGCTCGCCGAAAATTTCGCCGGCGGATTTTTTGCTCTTACGAGATTTTGGATGAGCCGCAGCGTCGGCAACGCTAGTTTCGCCATGCAAGATTGGCCGCAGCGCGACGGCAGTGTGCGAGGCGCTCGGTTCAATTACACTACCGCCCTGCGCTCGGTCGACGCCCGTCGACTGTGCTCGGTTGCTCCTCGCGGCTAAACGGTTGTCCTTCTCACTGACCACTTCCTCCGGCGTGCCGACGGCCACCACTTCGCCGCCGCCAGCGCCGCCTTCGGGCCCCATATCGATAATCCAATCGGCGGTTTTAATCACGTCCAAATTATGTTCGATCACAATCACCGTGTTGCCCAAATCGACCAGGTCGTGCAGCACTTTCAGCAGCATTTGGATGTCGGCAAAGTGCAAGCCGGTTGTCGGTTCGTCGAGCAAATACAGCGTGCGGCCTGTGCTGCGCTTGACGAGTTCGCGGGCCAGTTTGATGCGTTGCGCCTCGCCGCCAGAGAGCGTGGGCGAGGCTTGCCCTAGCTTCAAATAATCCAGCCCCACGTCGTGCAACGTTTGCAGTTTGCGGCGGATATCGGGCACGTTTTCGAAATGCGCCAACGCTTCCTGCACGTCCATTTCGAGCACTTCGGCTATGCTCTTCCCCTTGAACTTCAACTGCAGCGTCTCGCGGTTGAAGCGGTGCCCATTGCACACCGGGCAAGTCACCCACACGTCGGCCAGAAAATCCATTTCCAGCCGGTTGGAGCCGTTCCCTTCGCAGGCCTCACACCGGCCGCCGCTTACGTTGAAACTGAAGCGCCCCGGCTTATACCCGCGGGCTTTCGATTCCGGCAGCTTGGCGAACAAATCGCGAATGTCGTCGGCCAGCTTGATGTACGTGGCCGGGTTGGAGCGCGGCGTGCGACCGATGGGGGATTGATCGATGGCGATGAGTTTGTCGAGGTGTTCCAAACCTTCGATGCGATCGTGCGCTCCCGGATTGCCGAGGCCGCCGTTCAAATCGCGATTGAGCGCTTCGGCCAGAATATCGCTGGCCAGCGAGCTTTTGCCGGAGCCGCTGACGCCGGTCACGCAGACCAGCGCGCCGAGCGGAATTTCGACCGTGATGTTTTTGAGATTGTTGTGGCGGGCGCCGACAATGCGGAGGTGATTTTCACCTGGTGCTGAGCTTCCCTTCCGATTAGCTGCTAAACCGCTAGCGGACTTCGCACCGTTGCCATTTGCGCCCAATCCATTCAAATTGATTCGGCGTTGTGACGGAATTTCAATCTTCCGCGTGCCGTTCAAAAACTGCCCGGTCACGCTGCGCTCGGTGTTGATAATCTTTTCGAGCGGGCCGGCGGCGACTAGTTCGCCGCCGCGCACGCCGGGGCCAGGGCCGAAATCGATGATCGTGTCGGCCGCCCGCATCGTGTCTTCATCGTGTTCGACCACGACGACGGTATTCCCCTTGTCGCGCAACTGATGCAGCGTATCGAGCAGCTTTTGATTGTCGCGTGGATGCAAACCGATCGAGGGTTCGTCGAGAATGTACAGCACGCCGACCAGCCCGCAGCCGACTTGGCCGGCCAGACGAATGCGCTGCGTTTCGCCGCCGGACAGCGTGGGGGCCGTGCGATCCAGCGACAGATAATCGAGCCCCACGTTGACCAAAAATCCCAGCCGCCCGCGAATTTCTTTCACCGCTTCTTCGGCAATTTTGCGGGCCGTGTCGTCCAAAATCAGCTCGCTGAAAAACTCGGCGGCGTCGCTGACCGCCAGGTTGCACACTTCCGGCAGGCAGCGGGCTGGGCGTTCAGCAAATTTCGGATGAGCCGTGGAAATGGTCACACTCCGGGCCTGCGGATTCAGCCGGGCCCCGTGACAGGCGGCGCAGGGCATGACGCTCATATATTTTTCCAACTGCCGCTGCTGCATTTTGCTGTTGGTGTTGCGATGCCGCGACAACAACTGCGGAATAATGCCTTCGAAATGCCCGCCGTATTTCATCCCTTGCGGACCGTTCCGCCAGGTGAAAGTGATATGCTCCTCGCCGGTGCCGTACAGCCAGATTTTTTGCAGCTCAGGCGAAAGCTGCCGCCACGGCGTCTCCAGCATCGTGCCGTGTTCCAGGCTGTGCAGCCGCTCGACGGTGTCGGCCACGCCCTGATAAATGTGCCGCCGCCAGCGCCCCATGTCGCGCCACGGACCGACCAACTCAATCGCGCCCTGGGCAAACGATAAATCGGCGTTGGGCACGAGCCGTTCGTCCGCGAAGCTGTAAATTTCCCCCAGCCCATCGCACTGCGGACACATCCCCTGCGGACTGTTGAAGCTGAACAGTTGCGGACTGGGCGGCTCAAAACTGATTCCGCAATGCGTGCAAGCGTAGTGAGCGGAGAGAACGAGGTCGGAGTTGTGCTTGGCTAAACGAGCGATTCCCTTGCGGCCTGTCGTGGCAGGCGCGCTCGCCTCACGGCTCGCAGCTAAACCGCCAGCGGTCTCCGTACTTTCTGTCCCCTGCGCCCTGCCCCCTGCGCCCTTTTCTCCCGCTTCCACCGCCACTACCAACTCGCCGCTGCCCAAGCGCAATCCCAACTCCACGGCCTCGGCCAAACGGGGCCGCACATTCGGTCCGGCGACCAGCCGATCAATCACCACTTCAATCTGGTGCCGCATCTGCCGGTCGAGCTTCAAATCGGTCGATAGTTGCACCACGTTGCCGTCGACCCGGGCCCGAGCAAATCCCTGCTTCAGCAAATCCTCGAACAAATCACGGTGTTCCCCTTTTTGAGCCCGCACCACTGGGGCCAGCACCAAAAACGGCGTCCGCTCCGGAAGCTGCAAAATCCGCTCGATAATTTGTTCCCGGCTTTGGGCGGTTATCGGCCGGCTGCACTTCGGGCAATGCCCCTGCCCCACGCGGGCAAATAGCACCCGCAGGTAATCGTAAATTTCCGTAATCGTGCCGACGGTAGAACGCGGATTTTGGCCCGAGCTTTTTTGTGCGATCGAAATCGACGGACTCAGCCCGGAAATGTGGTCGACTTCCGGCTTGGGCATTTGCCCCAAAAACTGCCGGGCGAAGCTGGACAGGCTTTCGACATACCGCCGCTGCCCCTCGGCATACAGGGTGTCGAACGCCAGCGAGCTTTTGCCCGATCCGCTAACGCCGGTTAGGCAAATGAGCTGATTCCGCGGCAGCACCACGTCGACGCCGCGCAGATTATGCTCTCGAGCGCCGCGGATAACGATATCAGGGGCAGGCATGTCGCGTTTTTTCCGTTTAGCCGCGAGGAGCAACCGAGCACGGTCGACGGGCGTCGACCGAGCGGAGGGCGGTAGTGCCTTCGTCGCGGAGAGGGTTCGTCCGTGAGCAACACATCATTCTAGCGGTGCAGCCCGCTGGTGGACACCCCTACACTCACGAATTCGTATAGTGAGTGAATCTGCCCGCGCCCCTCTGCTACAATGCGGGGATGAGCCAATTGTCGCGTATCCGCCGACTGCATGCCCTGTTAATCATGGCTGCCGGTTGGGCAATTGTGTTCTTCGTTGTCACGACTTTTGCCGGTCACCATGAATATGGAATTTGGCTTTGGTGGCTCGGCTGGGGCGTGATCGGCGCTGGGGCCGGCGCATTTCTTTCGTTCACCGTTCGTGGGGCAATTATCGGAGCGGTTGTTTTGGTTGCCTTGCTTGCTGAGATTCACTACCTAACGTGATAGGTCGCTATGAAACTCGCTTCACAATCCGCGATTGGGTGCTTTGCAAGGCGAATCGGGTATGATGAAGGGATGGAAAAGTATCTTAAATGGCTGTCGATATTATCGTGGGTGATTATCGGAGTTGCCCTCTTTTGTGTTTCTAAAGACGGATATCGTGTAGCGCGGGCAACTCCATTGATGATTGTCGGCTGGCCGACGCTTGGTGCTGGATTGGGCTTTTTCGCAATACCACGGTCACCAATTGCTGGGGCTTTTTTTGGATTTACATTGCATTTGCTTCTACTTTATTTGGCAATCGCCTCACACACGCTCTATTAAGCCTATGAAACTCCGCTTCACGATTCGTGAGGTCCATTTCGTTGGGACACTACCTCCTTTCCAAACGCCTTGTCGAAACGAATTTTGTCCTTTATATTGCGGCTTACCACTCACTTACTCACCACTCACTTTTAGCCCGTCCCATGACCATCGATAAAAGTCTTCGTGTCCGCCGTGGCAGTGTGAAAGCAGCAAACGTAATGAAGCGCGGCGAGCGCATTTCCAAGCTCAAGGAAGCCGAACGATGGGACGAAAGCATGTCGGTCCTGGGCCTGCCGAAGGTCAAGGTGCTGCGGCTGACGATGAAGAAGAAAAAGAAGAAGAAGGAAGAGGAAGGGGCCGAGGGAGCCGAAGGCGCTGCCGCCGCTCCAGGCACCGCCGCACCGCCCGCCGGCGCTGCCGCTGGCGCGAAAGCTCCTGCCGCCGCCGCTAAAGGCGCCGCTCCCGCCAAAGCCGCCGCCGCCCCAGCCAAGGGCGCCGCGAAGAAGTAACCGGGGGCAAAGCACCAATGACCACACGGAGTGGCGGAGCTAAATCCCATTGACCAATCATATTCGCTCCGTCATTGGTCATTGGAGCTTGGTTATTGGTCATTCGATTTTTTCATTGGTCATTGGTCATTTTTGAAGATCCGCTCCGCCGCTTCTTCGCCGCTTTTGATGCACTGTGGAATACCCACGCCCTCGTAGGCGTTGCCGGCTAGCGCCAGACCGGGCAATTCGGCCACATGCTGGTTGATGTATTGCAGATGCCACAAGTGGCCCAAATGATATTGCGGCATACTCGCCAGCCAGCGGAACACTTGCGACAAGCCGGCGCTGCCGCTGATGCCGAGCAAATCGCGCAGTTCCTCCTCGGCAGTGCGGCGC encodes the following:
- the uvrA gene encoding excinuclease ABC subunit UvrA, producing MPAPDIVIRGAREHNLRGVDVVLPRNQLICLTGVSGSGKSSLAFDTLYAEGQRRYVESLSSFARQFLGQMPKPEVDHISGLSPSISIAQKSSGQNPRSTVGTITEIYDYLRVLFARVGQGHCPKCSRPITAQSREQIIERILQLPERTPFLVLAPVVRAQKGEHRDLFEDLLKQGFARARVDGNVVQLSTDLKLDRQMRHQIEVVIDRLVAGPNVRPRLAEAVELGLRLGSGELVVAVEAGEKGAGGRAQGTESTETAGGLAASREASAPATTGRKGIARLAKHNSDLVLSAHYACTHCGISFEPPSPQLFSFNSPQGMCPQCDGLGEIYSFADERLVPNADLSFAQGAIELVGPWRDMGRWRRHIYQGVADTVERLHSLEHGTMLETPWRQLSPELQKIWLYGTGEEHITFTWRNGPQGMKYGGHFEGIIPQLLSRHRNTNSKMQQRQLEKYMSVMPCAACHGARLNPQARSVTISTAHPKFAERPARCLPEVCNLAVSDAAEFFSELILDDTARKIAEEAVKEIRGRLGFLVNVGLDYLSLDRTAPTLSGGETQRIRLAGQVGCGLVGVLYILDEPSIGLHPRDNQKLLDTLHQLRDKGNTVVVVEHDEDTMRAADTIIDFGPGPGVRGGELVAAGPLEKIINTERSVTGQFLNGTRKIEIPSQRRINLNGLGANGNGAKSASGLAANRKGSSAPGENHLRIVGARHNNLKNITVEIPLGALVCVTGVSGSGKSSLASDILAEALNRDLNGGLGNPGAHDRIEGLEHLDKLIAIDQSPIGRTPRSNPATYIKLADDIRDLFAKLPESKARGYKPGRFSFNVSGGRCEACEGNGSNRLEMDFLADVWVTCPVCNGHRFNRETLQLKFKGKSIAEVLEMDVQEALAHFENVPDIRRKLQTLHDVGLDYLKLGQASPTLSGGEAQRIKLARELVKRSTGRTLYLLDEPTTGLHFADIQMLLKVLHDLVDLGNTVIVIEHNLDVIKTADWIIDMGPEGGAGGGEVVAVGTPEEVVSEKDNRLAARSNRAQSTGVDRAQGGSVIEPSASHTAVALRPILHGETSVADAAAHPKSRKSKKSAGEIFGEQTIRVRGAWQHNLKGIDVEIPRDQMTVCCGLSGSGKSSLAMDTIYAEGQRRYVESLSAYARQFVGQMQKPKLEHIEGLSPAIAIEQKNLGHTPRSTVGTVTEIYDYLRVLLTRLGKPYCPACDVPIGTQSSDEIIEKIIAEQPGTKLYLMAPLDIRVGEKYETLWDEIRSQGYQRMRVDGETFTVDAPPTIDRRRKHAVEVIVDRITVRPGSDARSRIASSVETALSLGKGVLHICFPVDGVQEQRWPTEVHSQHFACDKCGRSFEPLTPHSFSFNSPLGWCKECEGLGTQLGANPAALIRDPKISLADGAIALWTEVSRPLFKQMLAALAAQTGLRTDVPFDQLTSRERRIVMHGAGEDWIEVRGEQKAESRRQKAEDGGPQAEKSLAASRQASAGAPEQPLFRFQYKGLYPALEEAARLSPTMRGQLDHLVDEVECSVCGGSRLNQLAGAVRLRDQTIGELCRQPLDQLLADFSAWKPTGSEKKIAGDLLREICNRLQFLIDVGLEYLTLGRQAPTLSGGEAQRIRLASQVGSGLCGVLYVLDEPTIGLHPRDNRRLLSALQKLRDLGNTLLVVEHDKEVVASADRLLDFGPAAGEFGGQIVAHGTPAEVSKSRSSVTGPYLSGKKSIPVPTNRRLAARSNRARSTGVDRAQGGSEVNTSAEPINYLSIVGARHNNLRNLTVRIPLGTLTAITGVSGSGKSSLIEDVLCKSLARTLHRAGEIPGLHDEIRGIEYINKIIQVDQQPLGNTPTSNPATYTGMFDLIRQLFSQLPEAKVRGYTPRRFSFNAPGGRCEACEGNGELCIEMHFLPDVWVQCDTCRGRRYNPETLAVTYHGQSIADVLEMSCGRALKLFENIPKIRRILQTLCDVGLDYVRLGQPAHTLSGGEAQRVKLAAELARPDTGRTLYVLDEPTTGLHFDDIRKLLDVLQRLVDLGNTVIVIEHNLDVVKTADWVIDLGPEAGAGGGQVVAEGTPEEIIQTQKAESRKQKGKIQAAKRANDNANSAFSLQPSAFASHTAAALAPVLAAGPHEERKPHDFAAAQAQRKGDLEIAAVGEQTKMPWEADGPRWHTVDRVGRNGEPCRWDGKILEQVVDRIQELGEFSPTNWNDRSVVEIAAPKKTDGWFLHAITGEQWLLKLKFRMAKATFNRDQLISRLGMKPLNELHELPVYGTDRRVKIRTLRGPWQEVELKVHALDEIDHQHFWEFIEQAVAGFKKITQRAQQDPESVMPWTVLGRKWHLLRKGFPPGKKIAWEAEVLEELLEMLLAAAPQAQALWNHSQVINLLLPGQREPWARVWTKKLAAVELSLAGPKGRFALGRIADLGTEPEFEAARTDVDVMKLRFTSSDHLHRGDLAAFLREHAATIEAAEENGRPLFRKKQLAASE
- a CDS encoding small basic protein; protein product: MTIDKSLRVRRGSVKAANVMKRGERISKLKEAERWDESMSVLGLPKVKVLRLTMKKKKKKKEEEGAEGAEGAAAAPGTAAPPAGAAAGAKAPAAAAKGAAPAKAAAAPAKGAAKK